The Acidaminococcales bacterium DNA window GGCGCTGCTGGCCGGCGCCTGTCTGCATCACCACCTGATCCGCAACGGGACGCGGCTGAAGGCCTCCATCATCATCGAGTCCGCCGAACCGCGCGAAGTGCATCACCTATCTTTGCTTTTGGGGTACGGCGTCAGCGGCATAAATCCTTACCTAGCCTTTGAAAGCATCGAGAATATGTGCGAAAGCGGCCTGATCAAAGGGATTGATTTTGAAAAGGCGACGCAAAACTATATATACGCCTGTACGCACGGCATAGCCAAGGTACTGTCCAAGATGGGCATTTCCACCGTGCAGTCTTACCGCGGCGCGCAAATTTTTGAAGCCATCGGACTTAGCGGCCAGGTCATAGACGAATACTTTACCGGCACGCCGTCGCGCATAGAAGGCATCGGCCTGGACGAAATAGCGCAGGAAGTGGCCATGCGCCACCATCCCGCCTTCAACGGAGCCGCGCCCTCGCTGCCGTCCGGTTCCGCCTTTCAATGGCGGCACGGCGGCGAACAGCACATTTTCAACCCGCGGACGATTTTTACCTTGCAGCAGGCTTGTTATAACGGCGACTACCGCATGTTCAAGGAGTTTTCCGATTTGCTGTCAGGGACTGAGTTTGCCGGGCAGACCCTGCGCAGCCTGCTGGCCTTTTCGCCGCAGCGCCTGCCGGTGGACATTGACGAAGTGGAACCTGCCGAAAGCATCTGCAAGCGGTTCAAGACCGGCGGCATGAGCTACGGCTCGCTGAGCCAGGAAGCGCACGAATGTCTGGCCGTGGCCATGAACCGCATCGGCGGCAAGTCAAATACCGGCGAGGGCGGCGAACATCCCGGCCGCTTTAAGATAAGCTCCGCCGACATGAACAAGCGCAGCGCCATAAAACAGGTGGCGTCCGGGCGCTTTGGCGTAACCAGCAACTATCTGGTCAACGCCGACGAACTGCAGATCAAAATCGCCCAGGGAGCCAAGCCGGGAGAAGGCGGGCAGCTGCCGGGCGGCAAGGTCTACCCCTGGATCGCGGAATGTCGCGGCACAACGGCGGGGATAGGGCTTATTTCGCCGCCGCCCCACCATGACATTTATTCCATTGAAGACTTGGCACAGCTTATCCACGACTTGAAAAATTCCAACCCGCGCGCCCGGATAAGCGTAAAGTTGGTATCGGAAATCGGCGTGGGGACGATTGCCGCCGGGGTGGTCAAAGCGGGGGCGGACGTCGTGCTCATCTCCGGCTACGACGGCGGCACGGGCGCCTCGCCGCGCACCAGCATAAACCACGCGGGCCTGCCGTGGGAGCTTGGCCTTGCGGAAACGCACCAAACGCTGATGCTGAACAATCTGCGCAACCGCGTGATATTGGAAACGGACGGCAAACTGCTCACCGGCCGCGACGTCGTCATCGCCGCCCTCCTGGGCGCGGAAGAATTCGGCTTTGGCACCGGGCCGCTGATTGCCTTAGGCTGCATCATGATGCGGGTCTGCAACCTCAACACCTGCCCGATGGGCGTCGCCACGCAAGATCCCGCCCTGCGCGCGAAGTTTCAGGGCAAGCCGGAATACGTCATCAATTTCATGCGCTTTGTCGCGCAGGAAGCGCGCGAATATATGGCCAGCCTCGGCTTTCGCAGCATGGACGAAATGGTGGGGCGCACCGAAGTGCTCTTGCCCAAAGAGGAGAGGCACTGGAAAAACAAAAACGTCGACCTTTCGCCGCTTCTTTACAAACCGGAAACCGAACCGGGCGCCGCGCGCATCTGCACGGCAAAACAAGACCACCATCTGGAAAAATCTTTGGATTGGCGCGAGTTGCTGCCTATCTGCAAAACCGCCCTGGCCACCGGCAAACCCATATCCGTGGCCTTGCCCATCAAAAATACCGACCGCGTCGTCGGGACCATTTTGGGCAGCGAGATAACGCGGCTGTACGGCGCGCAGGGTTTGCCGGAGGACACCATCGACCTGCGCTTCAAAGGATCGGCCGGGCAAAGCTTCGGCGCTTTTTTGCCGCGCGGCGCGACTTTGAGGCTGGAAGGGGATGCCAACGACCACTTCGGGAAAGGGCTCTCCGGCGGCAAACTTATCATCTATCCGCCCGCCGGCGCGAACTTTAAAGCCAGCGAAAACATCATTGTCGGCAACGTCGCCTTTTACGGCGCGACCGGCGGCTGCGCCTACGTTTCCGGCATTGCCGGCGAGCGCTTCTGCATAAGAAACAGCGGCGTCAACGCCGTAGTCGAAGGCATCGGCGATCACGGCTGCGAATATATGACCGGCGGCGCGGTGGTTATTTTAGGGCGGACCGGGCGCAATTTCGCCGCCGGCATGAGCGGCGGCGTCGCCTACGTCCTGGACAAGGCCGGCACTTTCGCCAGTTATTGCAACAAGGAAATCGTGCTCCTGGAACCGCTCAAAGATGCCGCCGACAGCCTGCTGGTGCAGAAGATGATCGGCAAACACCTGCAATATACCGGCAGCGCCGCAGCGCGGGACGTTTTGGACAACTGGAGCGTTTACGCCGCCAAATTCGTCAAAGTCATACCCAAAGACTACAAACTGGTCAGCCAGGTTTTGGCCAAATACCGACAGCAGGGCCTTAGCGAACAGGAAGCCAACATCAAAGCCTTTGAGGAGGTACAGGCCAATGGGTAAAGCGACAGGGTTTTTGGAATACGGACGCCGCAGCTTGCCGTCCCGGGAACCGAAGGAGCGCCTGCGCGACTGGGACGAGATAAAAAGCAGCGCCTTGCCGGAGAGAACGGCCCTGCGGGAACAGGCCGCCCGTTGCATGGATTGCAGCATACCTTTCTGCCACGGCGGCGTGTGGATGGCGAACGCGCTTTCCGGCTGCCCCCTGCACAACCTTATGCCGGAATGTAACGAGCTTATCTATCAGGGGCTGGACTTTTTGGCTTACCAGCGGCTATGCCAGACGAACAATTTCCCCGAATTCACATCCCACGTCTGCCCCGCCCCCTGTGAGGGCGCTTGCTGCGCCGGGCTAAACGGCGAGCCGGTCAGCATCCGCGACTTGGAACAGTACCTTAGCGAAAGCGCCTTCGCCGCCGGCTGGGCCGACAACCAACCGGCCAAGGCGCGCAGCGGATTAAAAGCCGCCGTGGTCGGCAGCGGCCCGGCCGGCCTCGCCTGCGCGGACGAACTGAACAAGGCCGGGCACGACGTTACCGTTTTTGAACGCGACGATCGCGCCGGCGGCCTCTTGATGTACGGCATACCCAACATGAAGCTGCCCAAGGGCATAGTGGAGCGCCGTCTGCGCCTTTTGGCCGAAGCGGGCGTCAAATTTGAACTAAGCAGCGAAGTCGGGCGCAGCGTCCCCGCGCGGGCGATGCTGGCAAAGTTCGGCGCCATAGCTATCTGCGCCGGCAGCACGGTCGCGCGTGATTTGCCCGTACCCGGCCGGGAGCTTAAGGGCATATATTTTGCCAAAGACTATCTGGCGGGCATTACCAAAGGGCTGCTGGAAGGCAACTTGCCGGGCGGCGAAGCAATAACGGCGCGCGGCAAGGACGTGGTGGTCATCGGCGGGGGCGACACGGGCACGGACTGCGTGGCGAGCGCTTTGCGGCAAGGCTGCAAAAGCGTGCGGCAGATTGAAATCATGCCCTGCCTGCCACATTCGCGGGCGGCCAATAACCCTTGGCCGCTGTTTCCCCGCGTATTCAAAACCGATTACGGGCAGGAAGAAGCGATAGCGGTTTGCGGCGGCGACCCGCGTGAATATTGCGTGCTTACGAAAAGTTTTGTCGGACCCTCCGGCGCGGTGTCGGAAATGCAAATCTGCCAAGTGGACTGGCAAAACAAAAACGGGCGCGCGGAACCGGTGGAAATCGCCAATACGCAAAGAAAAATACCGGCGCAATTAGTTTTGCTCGCTTTGGGGTTTGTCGGCGTGGAGCAGCGCCTGCTCGACGAATTTGAACTGGCGAAGAATCCGGGCGGCGGCATTGCCGTAGTTGACGGCGCTTACCAAACCGGCTCGCCCGGCATTTTTGCCGCCGGCGACGCCCGGCGCGGGCAAAGCCTGGTAGTATGGGCGATTGCCGAAGGGCGCGGCGCCGCCCGGGCCATGGATGTTTATCTGCGGACGAAAGAACCGGCCGGCCGCGCCCGGTAACAAGGCGCGTTTGTCGAACGGCCGCTTCCCGCCTTTTGCCCAAAAGACAGGAGGCGGCCGTTTGCCTGCCAAAAGCCGGGCGGCGGGGAGCGCGCCCGGCAAAGCAAAGGAAGGTGGATTTTTTGCGGGAAGTTCCGGCCAACGTCGGCGAAGTTATCCGTAAAGTACGCAAAGACCTGAAACTCAGCCTGGAAGACGCGGCCAAAAAAACGGGCGTCAGCAAGGCCATGCTCGGCCAGATAGAAAGGGGCGAGTCCAGCCCGACGGTTTCCACCTTGTGGAAAGTTTCCTCCGGGCTTAGGATAACCTTCTCCCGCCTGCTCAGCAAAACGGCGCAAGAGTACCGGGTAACCGACCTCTCGGAGATACGCCCTTTTTATGAGGCCGGCAAAAAAATGGCGCTTTACAACATTTTCCCTTTTGACCCCGTGACAGGGTTCGATTATTTTTATATCGTCCTGGAGCCGGGCTGCCGGTACATTTCCCCCACCCATCCCAACGTGCTGGAAGAAAGCATCGTGGTTACGGAAGGGGAACTTTTGCTGGAAATAGAAAAAGCCCCTTTCGTCTTGAAAGAGGGATCTTCCATCAAATTCCGGGGGGACGCGGCCCACGCCTATGCCAACGCTACCGCCCAAAGGACGGTTTTTCAAAATATCATGAAATACTGAACGAAGTTTTTTTGCAAGACGTCCCGTTCAAGCTCCCGCCGCCATATTGCCCTTTCCTGCCCGCGCGGGCAATAGCCGCTCCCCCGGCTTAAACATGGGCAAGGTTTCGGCCGGGGGAGCGTTGTCATTGTGTCAGTTCACAACAGCCTCTTTTGACCATCTCGGCCGCGCATTTATTGCATAGGCGGGACGACCTATATATGCGTTGTTTCGGCACGATGGAAGGGCAAACGTCGATAAACTCAAGCCAAAGCCAGCCCGAGCTTGACCGCAATGGGTCAGGCGGCTTCCCGCATTTTCTGCAAAAACGAGGCCCACAAAAAAGATTGAACGGGTTTCCACATAACTCCGTTGCGCCGTAAACTATTTTGCCCAACCCTTTCGCCTTTTTCCAAAGCCCCATGAAAAACACTCCTTTCTTTATTTTGCATAACTTTCAGGCAGGCTACCGATTCATTTAAGTAAATATTTTTAAACAAAGCCGGATGTTTTTTGCTGTGCCTGTTCCAAACGAATTTGTTTTTTAAAATAATCTTCAATATTATTCATGACTTATTACGAAAGCTCTCCCATTCTCGCTTTTTTATCGCGCATAAGGGCAATATATACCACGCAGGGCACTATTACACGGAAAGCGGGCCCCGCTATGCTATGCGCCAGCCAAGCCGCGCTGATCAAAGAACCTACTAGAAGCCTTAGTCCTGTATATATCAGCCCTTTTTTTGCCGCGTTGCCAAGCATGCCTCCATTTGTGCCCCAAATGCTTTTTGCATCGAATTCTTCCAGAAAATCTTCCTTCTGTGCATCAGATGTTTCTTCCCAATCTTGCCCTGTCACTTTTTCCAGCAGATTTCGTTCCATCCCCCAAACGTCAGGATCGTTTGGGTTGTGCGCCACGTCAAGCTCCTTGCACACTTTTTCCAATATATCCCGGTAGGTCGGATTTCCAAAAAAATTGGTGAAGGTATTCCCGCCGTATGCCAGAAATTCCTTTTCGATTTCGAGCAGGTATTTTTGGTGGTCAGGGTAGTATTCTTTGTATCTATCGGATATTGCCAAAAAATTGCTGAAGGTATCTGTGATAATGTTGACCAGCGGGTCCAACTCATCGTTTGTCCAAGTTTGCAGGAATTTCAAGTCTTTGTCCATCGTATTGCCTCTCCTTGTTTACTTAAGTATTGGATTTTTAATTCAACCTTTTTCCTTACGCTCTTTCCATTATTTTCACCCCTCGTTCAATGTTTCCGCTTTTATTATACCGGCGCGCTTGGACAGGAAATGTCCTTTGGCAAAAAAATCGGCATGTTGCCGGATAGCCGCCCCGGGCGGCTTCAAAAGCTGGCATTAAAGAGCCTGGCCAGCCCTTCCCTGCTTTTGGGCAAATCCCTGCCGCCCAGGATTTTATTCATGTATTCCTCATGCTCCGCCTCCGGCAGGTCTTCCCGCACCGCTATGCGCAGGATGTATTTCGCTCGGGACGCGCCGGAATAAAGCAGCCGCTTTGCCCCCTCCTCCGCCATGTCCCGCAGGGAACAGTCGAGAAGCAGCACGGCGTCGGCCTCCAGCCCCTTGAACTTTCTTATTGTCGTAAAGAGCAGTTTGCCTTTTTCGCCAAAGTTGTTGGTTATTTCCAACCCGGCTGCCTCCCGCGCCGTAAACCGGGACTTTTCCAGCGTCTGAGCCGTCAGGATGGCAATCTCGTTTACTGGTATTTGCTCCTTCACCGCGTATTGCACGAATTTTTCCGTTATGTCCAATAGCTCCTTCTCCGTGGAATAAAACTTTACGCGCGGCCTGATGCCGCTTATTTTGCTCGGCTCGGCGGCCGCGCCGATGATGCCGTAGGCCGTGGAAGATATTTCCATGGTGTTGCGGCAATTCTTGCTGAGGACGAGCCGGCACTCGGCGCTGTCCAGCCAAGAAGAAAGTTTGTTTTTCCCGACAAACTGGTTTTTGTCGTAAAAAACGTAAAAAGAGCCGTCCCGGCTCTTGCACAGTTTTGCCAGGCGGCAAAGGATATCGTCGTCAATGTCCTGCCCCTCGTCCACGATGACATCCTGATACGGCCAGCCATTACATTCCCCCGCCAAAAAGGCCTTAAACTCCGCCAGAATTGCATCGAAAGAAAGTTCCGGCTTGCCCAGCAGCTCATAAGCCAAAGAATGTACGTTGTGACAGGAGATGCTATGCGGGGCACAATTTGCTTTCAAAAAATCGCGCAGGAAGTTGTTAAAGCAAAGCAGCAGGACTTCCCGCCCCTGCTCGGCGAGCGCTTTGGCTTTTTCCACGGCCAGCATGGTTTTGCCGGTACCGGCCAGGCCGCTGATTGCGGCGGCCTTTTGCTCCGCGAGCAACTGCAGGATGGCGAACTGCTGCTCGGTCAGGCGGATGTATTGACGCTCGGCTGCCGCTACTTCGTCGCCAAGCTTGAGGGTGACGCAAAAGTGCGGGCAGAGGACGTCAAGAACCTTGCCGAACTGGGCCTTGTTCAGCCTGGCTTTGAACCTGGCGGCTCTTTCCCAGTAGGCAAAAGCCCTGTTGATGGCTTTCAGGGGCTGCGAAAGATCTGCCCCGTCCAAAGTTATCTCTTTGTCGGCTTCGGGCGGCAGGGCGGCTATTCCGGACAAGCTGACGGAGGGAAACCAGACGGCGTGCCCGACCATAGGCGTGTCCGGGGGAGAGAGGAAGGACTTTAACCTTTCCAAGATGGCGTATTTGCTCCTGGCGGCTTGGACGAAAGGGGCGATGCGCTTTTTGTAGCCAGTCTTGGTGTTGATTTGCAGCCATTCGCCCCGCTTGTATTCTATGCCGCCGGACTTTACTTCTATGACCAATATGCCTTTCCCCGGGTGCGCCACCACGAAATCCGCTTCTCCCGGCTGGCCTTTCTCGCGGAGCCAAGAAAAAGAATGAAAAACGGCGTGTTCGCCATCCAAGGCGCAAAGAGCCTCGAAGGCCTGGCTTTCGCCCCAGCTGCCGTTAAAGTTTTGGGGAACTTGCGGTATGAGCAGCGGCATAAAAACATTTTCCTTTCAGGACGGCATTCCATCGCCGTTATTTTGTTTTCCAGCTTTTGCTGTATATTCAGGCGTTCCTGCGGCGCGAACTTTTCCCGCCCGCCTTGAAGGTTTTGCTTTTTGCCCGGGGATTTCATTTGCCTTGATTTCCTTCGCCTCGCGCATCCCGCGGCATCCCCGGCGGACAAGATTGGGCATAAAACCCGACGGCCGCAAAGCGACACGTTTTGAGAACGGAAATGTTTTAAGGCGCGTCCCCTACACCTTGCCCGCGGTCAAAAAAACCGTCTCTACCGCATCGTGCGGCACGTACGCGCGCAGCCCCAGCGCCTCGGAACGGAAAACCTCGCCGTCCAGCCCCGCCGCAGGGTCAATCTTCTGTATCTGCTTGGCAAAAGCGGCATAATCTTCCCAAGAGATGACTGTTCCTTCATAAAGCAGCT harbors:
- the gltB gene encoding glutamate synthase large subunit: MNSPIKRGLYDHRFEHDACGVGVVANIKGKRSNKILRQSLEVLHNMDHRGGQGADLTSGDGAGILLQVPHEFFAKECIKLDLELPPAGEYAVGFLFLPPDAVERENTQRHFERIVTANNQKVLGWRAVPVNAAVLGEKSRQSQPFIAQVFIGAGRDVLERLNIDDNALERQLYSIRRQAEKRIRYGNLRGGKYFYIASLSARTIVYKGMLTAQQLSHFYTDLQDSAIETALALVHSRFSTNTFPSWERAHPYRYLMHNGEINTLRGNINWMRARQTMCGNSLWGGKIDEIMPIIDETGSDSAMFDNCLEFLVMSGRSIPHAVMMMIPEPWSKNPHIDPDLRAFFEYHDSLIEAWDGPAAMAFTDGRVVCAALDRNGLRPSRYYITRDGTIILASEVGVIDIDPCDVIKKDRLRPGRMLLVDTIAGRVIGNDEIKRQIATEKPYQQWLDENLIKLQDIELNAELPKPDPQTLLRRQLAFGYTMEDLTKFLKPMAAKALDPVGAMGNDAPLAVLSKRPQLLYNYFKQLFAQVTNPPIDAIREEVFTDTSSGIGPEKNLIDPQPDSCRQIFAASPVLSNIELAKLKNIKQPKFEAETIPMLYPVGSGGDGLRKALCALCDAADALIAQDKCILILSDRGINKEEAAIPALLAGACLHHHLIRNGTRLKASIIIESAEPREVHHLSLLLGYGVSGINPYLAFESIENMCESGLIKGIDFEKATQNYIYACTHGIAKVLSKMGISTVQSYRGAQIFEAIGLSGQVIDEYFTGTPSRIEGIGLDEIAQEVAMRHHPAFNGAAPSLPSGSAFQWRHGGEQHIFNPRTIFTLQQACYNGDYRMFKEFSDLLSGTEFAGQTLRSLLAFSPQRLPVDIDEVEPAESICKRFKTGGMSYGSLSQEAHECLAVAMNRIGGKSNTGEGGEHPGRFKISSADMNKRSAIKQVASGRFGVTSNYLVNADELQIKIAQGAKPGEGGQLPGGKVYPWIAECRGTTAGIGLISPPPHHDIYSIEDLAQLIHDLKNSNPRARISVKLVSEIGVGTIAAGVVKAGADVVLISGYDGGTGASPRTSINHAGLPWELGLAETHQTLMLNNLRNRVILETDGKLLTGRDVVIAALLGAEEFGFGTGPLIALGCIMMRVCNLNTCPMGVATQDPALRAKFQGKPEYVINFMRFVAQEAREYMASLGFRSMDEMVGRTEVLLPKEERHWKNKNVDLSPLLYKPETEPGAARICTAKQDHHLEKSLDWRELLPICKTALATGKPISVALPIKNTDRVVGTILGSEITRLYGAQGLPEDTIDLRFKGSAGQSFGAFLPRGATLRLEGDANDHFGKGLSGGKLIIYPPAGANFKASENIIVGNVAFYGATGGCAYVSGIAGERFCIRNSGVNAVVEGIGDHGCEYMTGGAVVILGRTGRNFAAGMSGGVAYVLDKAGTFASYCNKEIVLLEPLKDAADSLLVQKMIGKHLQYTGSAAARDVLDNWSVYAAKFVKVIPKDYKLVSQVLAKYRQQGLSEQEANIKAFEEVQANG
- a CDS encoding glutamate synthase subunit beta; amino-acid sequence: MGKATGFLEYGRRSLPSREPKERLRDWDEIKSSALPERTALREQAARCMDCSIPFCHGGVWMANALSGCPLHNLMPECNELIYQGLDFLAYQRLCQTNNFPEFTSHVCPAPCEGACCAGLNGEPVSIRDLEQYLSESAFAAGWADNQPAKARSGLKAAVVGSGPAGLACADELNKAGHDVTVFERDDRAGGLLMYGIPNMKLPKGIVERRLRLLAEAGVKFELSSEVGRSVPARAMLAKFGAIAICAGSTVARDLPVPGRELKGIYFAKDYLAGITKGLLEGNLPGGEAITARGKDVVVIGGGDTGTDCVASALRQGCKSVRQIEIMPCLPHSRAANNPWPLFPRVFKTDYGQEEAIAVCGGDPREYCVLTKSFVGPSGAVSEMQICQVDWQNKNGRAEPVEIANTQRKIPAQLVLLALGFVGVEQRLLDEFELAKNPGGGIAVVDGAYQTGSPGIFAAGDARRGQSLVVWAIAEGRGAARAMDVYLRTKEPAGRAR
- a CDS encoding XRE family transcriptional regulator, with translation MREVPANVGEVIRKVRKDLKLSLEDAAKKTGVSKAMLGQIERGESSPTVSTLWKVSSGLRITFSRLLSKTAQEYRVTDLSEIRPFYEAGKKMALYNIFPFDPVTGFDYFYIVLEPGCRYISPTHPNVLEESIVVTEGELLLEIEKAPFVLKEGSSIKFRGDAAHAYANATAQRTVFQNIMKY
- a CDS encoding NERD domain-containing protein, whose amino-acid sequence is MPLLIPQVPQNFNGSWGESQAFEALCALDGEHAVFHSFSWLREKGQPGEADFVVAHPGKGILVIEVKSGGIEYKRGEWLQINTKTGYKKRIAPFVQAARSKYAILERLKSFLSPPDTPMVGHAVWFPSVSLSGIAALPPEADKEITLDGADLSQPLKAINRAFAYWERAARFKARLNKAQFGKVLDVLCPHFCVTLKLGDEVAAAERQYIRLTEQQFAILQLLAEQKAAAISGLAGTGKTMLAVEKAKALAEQGREVLLLCFNNFLRDFLKANCAPHSISCHNVHSLAYELLGKPELSFDAILAEFKAFLAGECNGWPYQDVIVDEGQDIDDDILCRLAKLCKSRDGSFYVFYDKNQFVGKNKLSSWLDSAECRLVLSKNCRNTMEISSTAYGIIGAAAEPSKISGIRPRVKFYSTEKELLDITEKFVQYAVKEQIPVNEIAILTAQTLEKSRFTAREAAGLEITNNFGEKGKLLFTTIRKFKGLEADAVLLLDCSLRDMAEEGAKRLLYSGASRAKYILRIAVREDLPEAEHEEYMNKILGGRDLPKSREGLARLFNASF